The Candidatus Hydrogenedentota bacterium genome contains a region encoding:
- a CDS encoding transpeptidase family protein — MSSLHGIPGRQRARRDDDVFHAAMPDKWRRARVYATMGFFAFAFGAIIVKVLFAHLLPAAYLSKEGDVHKGLVSVHVSRGNIYDSNGILLATDDKIPALCADPKTVEEPERVALLLNLELGIDEDETIANLSKRTKDGKPRRFVYLRRWVTEVSGEELKQIAAVAGKGVFVVYEPMRYYPQEMVAAPLLGFVNRIGNACEGIELEFDKWLRSVPGEHRGRKDGRSNLLSSLTLESRPPEGGDHVYLTIDAVIQRALEQAIEANMARCNAARGMGMIMDARTGAILALAYRPAFDPNHFEEYDEKLWKNGALRDVFEPGSVFKIVTASAALEQGIVTPGTPVFCEWGRYNPYGHWIRDVHKMGEATFAEVFAESSNIGHVKVARDLGPDALSEWIHRFGFGVRCTQDLQPFEEPGIVHPRESWTRLTMGALPIGQEIAVTMPQIARAMAVIANGGFLIQPYMLDRVESRDGEVLYRGGGAPAHPILSPETSATMRDLCHQVVMHGTGTMASIPEYRVGGKTGTAQIAYKDRRGFDKDRFTAIFAGFAPVRDPRLVGVIIIHEPMIKRHFGGYVCGPAFREVMREALIRLQVEPDPVQEDIDTEAGTEEDIDVMGPRVVLAKEERARTLFLDSFDDVELVTRERDGTEWVQGLPDFTGMTKAEAHQRLMELGLDWTPQGMGRVIAQQPPAGTPITQVGVCRLLFSNRHMGPQHDQTTTM, encoded by the coding sequence ATGTCTTCGTTGCATGGAATTCCCGGAAGACAGCGTGCGCGACGCGACGACGACGTGTTTCACGCGGCCATGCCCGATAAATGGCGCCGCGCGCGTGTTTACGCGACCATGGGCTTCTTCGCCTTCGCTTTCGGCGCCATCATCGTCAAGGTCCTGTTCGCGCACCTGTTGCCAGCCGCGTATCTGAGCAAGGAAGGCGACGTGCACAAGGGGCTGGTCTCCGTCCATGTTTCCCGGGGCAACATCTACGACTCCAACGGCATTCTCCTCGCCACCGACGACAAGATCCCGGCGCTGTGCGCCGACCCCAAGACGGTCGAGGAGCCGGAACGCGTCGCCTTGCTCCTGAACCTGGAATTGGGCATCGACGAGGACGAAACGATCGCCAATCTCTCAAAGCGCACCAAGGATGGCAAACCGCGCCGGTTTGTCTACCTGCGCCGCTGGGTCACCGAGGTTTCCGGCGAGGAACTCAAGCAGATAGCCGCGGTCGCGGGCAAGGGCGTCTTTGTCGTTTACGAGCCCATGCGCTATTACCCCCAGGAGATGGTGGCCGCGCCGCTCCTGGGCTTTGTCAACCGCATCGGCAACGCTTGCGAAGGTATCGAACTCGAATTTGACAAGTGGCTGCGCTCGGTTCCCGGCGAACACCGGGGCCGAAAAGACGGGCGCAGCAACCTGCTTTCTTCTCTTACACTCGAATCCAGGCCGCCGGAAGGGGGAGACCACGTCTATCTGACCATCGACGCGGTCATCCAGCGCGCGCTCGAGCAGGCCATCGAGGCGAACATGGCGCGCTGCAACGCCGCGCGCGGCATGGGCATGATTATGGATGCGCGCACCGGCGCTATCCTGGCCCTTGCCTACCGTCCCGCGTTCGACCCCAATCATTTTGAAGAGTACGACGAAAAACTGTGGAAGAACGGCGCGCTTCGCGACGTGTTCGAGCCCGGCTCCGTCTTCAAGATTGTCACGGCTTCCGCCGCGCTCGAACAGGGCATTGTTACGCCCGGAACCCCCGTCTTCTGCGAGTGGGGCCGGTACAATCCCTATGGCCACTGGATCCGCGACGTCCATAAGATGGGCGAGGCGACCTTCGCGGAGGTGTTCGCCGAGTCGAGCAACATCGGCCACGTGAAAGTGGCGCGGGACTTGGGCCCGGACGCGTTGTCCGAATGGATTCATCGGTTCGGGTTCGGCGTGCGCTGCACGCAGGACCTGCAGCCCTTCGAAGAACCCGGCATCGTCCATCCGCGGGAAAGCTGGACCCGCCTCACCATGGGCGCATTGCCCATCGGCCAGGAAATCGCCGTGACCATGCCTCAAATCGCCCGTGCCATGGCCGTGATTGCCAACGGCGGCTTTCTCATCCAGCCGTACATGCTGGACCGTGTGGAAAGCCGGGACGGCGAGGTCCTGTATCGCGGGGGCGGCGCGCCGGCGCACCCGATCCTCTCGCCGGAAACATCGGCCACCATGCGCGACTTGTGCCATCAGGTGGTCATGCACGGCACCGGCACCATGGCGAGCATCCCCGAATACCGTGTCGGCGGCAAAACCGGGACCGCGCAGATAGCTTACAAAGACCGTCGCGGCTTCGACAAAGACCGGTTTACGGCCATTTTTGCGGGTTTCGCGCCGGTGCGCGACCCGCGTCTCGTCGGCGTGATCATCATTCACGAACCTATGATCAAGCGGCATTTCGGCGGCTACGTGTGCGGGCCGGCTTTCCGGGAAGTGATGCGGGAAGCACTTATCCGCCTTCAGGTCGAGCCTGACCCCGTCCAGGAAGACATCGACACGGAAGCGGGCACCGAGGAGGACATCGATGTCATGGGGCCCCGCGTCGTGCTCGCCAAGGAAGAGAGGGCGCGCACCCTTTTCCTGGATTCCTTCGACGACGTGGAACTTGTCACGCGCGAGCGGGATGGTACGGAGTGGGTTCAAGGACTGCCTGATTTCACCGGCATGACGAAAGCAGAAGCGCATCAACGGTTGATGGAACTGGGCTTGGATTGGACCCCTCAGGGCATGGGGCGCGTGATCGCCCAACAGCCCCCTGCCGGCACCCCGATTACTCAGGTGGGGGTGTGCCGGCTCCTGTTCTCGAACCGCCATATGGGGCCCCAGCATGACCAGACAACAACTATGTGA
- the rsmH gene encoding 16S rRNA (cytosine(1402)-N(4))-methyltransferase RsmH: protein MPGKADLPHVPVMAGPAIEWLRVRPEGTYVDGTAGAGGHAALIAQRLTTGRLVAIDRDPLAVALARERLKTFECVTVVHGNYGLLREILDGQGVAQADGVLLDCGLSSMQIAGEARGFSWTVDAPLDMRMDTTAGRTAADYLGAVSFDELVRDLKAFGDVRPARRVAKAILRRREAGSLRTTGDLAAAVREALPFAGREPDELRTVFQSLRMSTNSELEFLDAGLRQAIDALRPGGRLCVIAFHSAEDRVSKTVLRDAAREQRLLWPDGRVRECVPPRIRLLTPAPLRPAEEEIRDNPRAKSARLRVGERL, encoded by the coding sequence ATGCCGGGCAAGGCCGATTTGCCGCACGTGCCCGTCATGGCCGGCCCCGCCATCGAATGGCTGCGGGTCCGGCCCGAGGGGACATACGTGGACGGCACCGCCGGCGCCGGCGGGCATGCCGCGCTCATCGCGCAGCGCCTGACTACCGGCCGGCTGGTCGCCATTGACCGGGACCCGCTCGCCGTGGCCCTGGCGCGGGAGCGGCTCAAGACATTTGAATGCGTGACCGTCGTGCATGGCAATTACGGCCTGCTCCGCGAAATCCTCGACGGGCAGGGCGTGGCACAGGCCGATGGCGTGCTTCTGGATTGCGGCCTGAGCAGCATGCAGATCGCCGGGGAGGCCCGGGGCTTCTCGTGGACCGTCGACGCCCCGCTGGACATGCGGATGGACACCACGGCCGGGCGGACCGCCGCTGATTATCTCGGGGCGGTCTCATTCGACGAACTGGTGCGCGACCTGAAGGCCTTCGGCGACGTGCGCCCGGCCCGCCGGGTCGCCAAGGCCATCCTGCGGCGCCGCGAGGCGGGCTCGCTGCGGACCACCGGCGACCTTGCCGCGGCCGTGCGCGAAGCGCTGCCGTTCGCGGGCCGCGAACCGGACGAACTGAGAACAGTATTTCAAAGTCTGAGGATGAGCACGAACTCTGAGCTGGAATTTCTCGATGCGGGCCTGCGCCAGGCGATTGACGCGCTGCGGCCTGGCGGCAGGCTGTGCGTCATCGCTTTTCACAGCGCGGAAGACAGGGTCAGCAAGACCGTGCTGCGCGATGCCGCCCGGGAACAGCGCCTGCTATGGCCCGATGGCCGCGTGCGCGAATGCGTCCCGCCGCGGATACGGTTGTTGACGCCCGCGCCGCTCCGCCCCGCTGAGGAAGAGATACGGGACAACCCGCGCGCCAAGAGCGCGCGGCTGCGAGTAGGGGAACGACTATGA
- a CDS encoding STAS domain-containing protein, which translates to MNVHRLESGAVTVLRPVGDLDEEGAKDLRLSLGGCLQDQRARLVVNLTDVNFVSYLGLGLLVECLRQFRACRGDLRLAGVNLYTRRIMRMAGILHLFEIYEDETVAIDSYRKAA; encoded by the coding sequence ATGAACGTGCACAGACTGGAATCGGGAGCGGTGACGGTATTGCGGCCGGTGGGCGACCTCGACGAGGAAGGCGCGAAGGACTTGCGCCTCAGCCTTGGCGGGTGCCTGCAAGACCAGCGCGCGCGGCTGGTCGTGAACCTGACGGATGTAAACTTTGTTAGTTATCTAGGACTGGGTCTTCTGGTCGAGTGCCTGCGCCAGTTCCGCGCCTGCCGCGGCGACTTGAGGCTTGCGGGCGTGAATCTCTACACCCGGCGCATCATGCGCATGGCGGGGATTCTGCACCTTTTCGAGATTTACGAAGACGAGACCGTCGCCATCGACTCGTATCGCAAGGCGGCGTAG
- the mraZ gene encoding division/cell wall cluster transcriptional repressor MraZ, which produces MYYGETKTTIDDKARITIPARLRQTMRVLKHSDWYMACGYDHCIFLYPHQEWQKVVDHFGHYAPMDPYALDFRRLLFGSVTEVALDGQGRMPLAPYLRDHAGLQPRTEAVVVGVGEHIEIWNLEAWRAFREVREPQLKDMARGISAVPSDQGRAVVAVGAGTDNTSDL; this is translated from the coding sequence ATGTATTACGGCGAGACGAAAACAACAATAGACGACAAGGCAAGGATTACGATCCCGGCGCGCCTGCGGCAAACCATGCGTGTGCTGAAGCACTCGGACTGGTATATGGCTTGCGGTTATGACCACTGCATTTTCCTTTACCCACATCAAGAGTGGCAGAAGGTCGTGGACCATTTCGGCCACTACGCGCCGATGGACCCGTACGCGCTCGATTTCCGGCGGCTTCTCTTCGGTAGTGTAACAGAAGTTGCGCTGGATGGCCAGGGCAGGATGCCTCTCGCGCCCTACCTGCGCGACCACGCGGGTCTGCAGCCGCGCACGGAAGCGGTGGTTGTCGGCGTTGGAGAGCATATAGAAATCTGGAATCTGGAGGCATGGCGCGCCTTCCGGGAGGTTCGTGAACCCCAGCTGAAGGATATGGCTCGGGGTATTAGCGCCGTGCCCAGCGATCAGGGGCGTGCCGTCGTCGCGGTAGGCGCCGGCACTGACAATACCTCAGACCTGTAA
- a CDS encoding DUF5011 domain-containing protein, which yields MKKRILVLCLTLIAAAPGLAYAQYDFDAILTNLPARLDVATVNNWSAGAQVWQYVVPNGSGTWQQLSATFVGQDHTGDGIDDDDQLALLAKILNNDACTRALLGDAKMNAIQAAFAANVARVQQFELSICLEILNSTRISARIDSGITFIGCISLSNRPAWMGNTYITTGAPATLSITVDTGIIGNYTLNQSADIPSLWGGDGILEAVNTGFSGDIANLLAAWLTIGDQNNVDYMQAVIAQVFARGVLPNIATIILDAIGKSGEKQGWDIDEETLAYTINSKNYDLPAQGDINIDVTFPSPGYQIQIGDGCGSPDYEYVRILRFVGRILGSCVENGLEGWLGNYQANGNGFVGYPGWLSAAGSLNEIGAINVLSYTNYGRDRTSFFLNEWAGYPALGFNPQPQSPVSALNYGGSNWNFGASLQLTPSGLADVTQPTNYQWQWWNGSAWENIAGATTLGWTLPLNFLGTRSYRVTVTAPNGACGSGTSSAANVEVVPPPINITDQPDGATVTYGNNYGLSVAANIAVGGLTYQWQLNGGDIPSATGASYTITNADFGDEGYYRCVITSDTFPGHQRISDQAFVDVEAPPITVTVQPSGATIPEGGSHLLQTDATISTGGLTYQWQLNGSDIPGAAGKTYSITNAGGDDQGNYRCRITSDTFPGHLTYSNTVFVRVGTALVFYVDQQSPAAPGTEDGTSWDTAFKTIQEGVDAAWGAGGGEVWVAGGPQPGGYVYDEVRTEPWGNPPVTGSLVLKDGVELYGGFEGYWGRKEVTRSQRGVRRAITVIDGSVARGGVPAYHVVVIGRESDPSGGVRLDGFDISGGNAAGTAGAYHTWRGGGVYNWLSSPTIANCTFYGNAAAISGGAIANEGIDGVITPTPEIVNCVFFTNHADRQADDNLPPNPIRGGGAIFNDFAAPKITYCTLTLNSLGTPAYTPFGNLSGGIYDWESAPAVNSCIVWANAGGGIQDQGALGSTNAAIVTYTDAQAPAVGPGPGNISVDPVFLTPAGQEFELTPAVSPCIDAGDPANPAPLRDLPGAPRPQQALVDMGAYEYVPVGPVAMCQNLTLPLDESSQAVVTPQMVRDPAMPVPAGGQWRIKIDNGGTPGYSLTFGCDDLGPQPVTLTVIDYHGQTDTCTATVTITDEEPPVAACKDITVQLDGTGAASITPQDVDNGSTDNCGIDWGSSTAVPDTFACADIEDSPITVTLTVVDLDGNSDTCLAQVTVEDTLAPVMACKDISVDLDASGNASIGTADVDNGTADNCDTALDLSLDVSSFTCANLGPNTVVLTAEDDYANSDTCSAIVTVNDVTPAVITLNGDAYVEVPKGDAYTELGAVADDACDGQQPAVVGGDVVDVNTLGFYTVDYDYTDGSGNVSTTVSRTVRVVPRPVITIIGSNPATVECKGVYNDDGATAFDDVDGDLTASIITTGLPVDTTYTGNYPVVYSVTNSFGVTTEETRIVQVVDSVAPVFSVIGPTTFYVVRGTTWTAPAITASDDCDGPTILFSLVIGGDYPVPTDTLGDYTVTFDLSDRYGNSAPTVYLTVHVYDPLAFPVQPQDDEAYVDDPAFDLSAEFAGGYNATTYEWSRVEDSTTTPLGVQPVTGNTVTITVDPATVGVGQYQYFVRVTDEVGTTQSDSADVAVANHMSITDDIDSAEVVIGSSHDMTIVVDGGLGTLTYEWYKDDGLKVMQLLLNGGNISGADTATLTIDPFNAGDAGDYQVVVSDNYESLPSNVATLTASAGVPAAGALGLAVLSALSALGGAMALRRRK from the coding sequence ATGAAGAAGCGCATTCTGGTACTGTGTTTGACGCTGATAGCGGCGGCGCCGGGGCTGGCTTACGCGCAGTATGATTTCGACGCCATACTGACGAACCTGCCCGCGCGGCTAGATGTGGCCACGGTCAACAACTGGTCCGCCGGCGCGCAGGTCTGGCAGTACGTCGTGCCCAACGGGTCGGGGACTTGGCAACAACTCAGCGCAACGTTTGTTGGCCAGGACCATACGGGCGACGGCATCGACGACGACGACCAGCTCGCGCTGCTGGCCAAGATTCTGAATAATGACGCGTGCACGCGGGCGTTGCTTGGCGACGCCAAGATGAACGCCATCCAAGCGGCCTTCGCCGCCAATGTTGCGCGTGTTCAGCAATTCGAGTTGAGCATCTGCCTGGAAATCCTGAACTCCACCAGGATCAGCGCGCGCATTGACTCCGGTATTACCTTCATCGGCTGCATATCCCTCAGCAACCGGCCCGCATGGATGGGCAATACCTATATCACCACGGGCGCGCCGGCAACCTTAAGCATTACCGTGGATACGGGGATTATCGGCAATTACACCCTGAATCAGTCCGCCGACATCCCCAGTCTGTGGGGCGGCGACGGCATTCTGGAGGCAGTGAACACGGGTTTCTCCGGCGATATCGCGAACCTGCTCGCGGCGTGGCTGACCATAGGCGACCAGAATAACGTGGACTACATGCAGGCCGTAATTGCGCAGGTTTTCGCCCGGGGCGTGCTTCCGAACATCGCCACCATTATTCTCGACGCAATAGGCAAGAGCGGCGAGAAGCAAGGATGGGATATTGACGAGGAGACCCTTGCATACACCATTAATTCAAAGAATTACGACCTGCCCGCACAAGGCGACATAAACATCGACGTCACGTTCCCCTCGCCGGGCTATCAGATTCAAATCGGGGACGGGTGCGGCTCCCCGGACTACGAGTACGTCAGAATACTCCGCTTCGTAGGCAGGATTTTGGGGAGTTGCGTCGAAAACGGGCTTGAAGGCTGGTTGGGCAATTATCAAGCAAACGGGAACGGGTTTGTTGGGTATCCGGGGTGGCTCTCAGCGGCGGGCAGCCTGAACGAGATCGGAGCGATAAACGTCCTTTCCTATACGAATTATGGCCGCGACCGCACTTCGTTCTTCTTGAACGAATGGGCGGGGTACCCGGCCCTCGGGTTCAACCCGCAGCCGCAGAGCCCCGTCTCCGCCCTCAACTACGGCGGCTCCAACTGGAACTTCGGCGCGAGTCTGCAACTGACGCCGTCGGGGCTTGCCGACGTGACCCAACCGACCAATTATCAGTGGCAGTGGTGGAACGGCAGCGCATGGGAGAACATCGCGGGCGCGACGACGCTCGGCTGGACGCTGCCGCTCAACTTCCTGGGCACGCGCAGCTACCGCGTGACCGTGACGGCGCCGAACGGCGCGTGCGGTTCCGGAACCAGCAGCGCCGCGAACGTGGAAGTGGTCCCGCCACCAATCAATATCACGGACCAGCCGGACGGCGCGACCGTGACTTACGGGAACAACTACGGCCTGAGCGTGGCGGCGAACATCGCCGTCGGCGGGTTGACCTATCAGTGGCAATTGAACGGCGGTGATATCCCCAGCGCAACCGGCGCCAGCTACACCATCACCAACGCCGATTTCGGCGATGAGGGTTACTATCGCTGCGTCATCACCTCGGACACGTTCCCCGGCCACCAGCGGATTTCGGACCAGGCGTTCGTGGACGTCGAAGCGCCGCCGATTACCGTAACCGTGCAGCCGTCGGGCGCCACGATACCGGAAGGCGGCTCGCACCTCCTGCAGACGGACGCAACCATCTCCACCGGCGGCCTGACCTACCAGTGGCAATTGAACGGGTCGGACATACCGGGCGCAGCCGGCAAGACCTACAGCATCACGAACGCGGGCGGCGACGACCAGGGCAACTACCGGTGCCGCATTACGTCCGACACCTTCCCGGGCCACTTGACGTACAGCAACACGGTCTTCGTGCGCGTGGGCACGGCCTTGGTCTTCTACGTGGACCAGCAAAGCCCGGCCGCGCCAGGCACGGAAGACGGCACATCGTGGGATACGGCCTTCAAAACCATCCAGGAGGGCGTCGACGCCGCATGGGGCGCGGGCGGCGGCGAAGTCTGGGTGGCGGGCGGGCCGCAACCCGGCGGTTACGTGTATGACGAAGTGCGCACGGAACCGTGGGGCAACCCGCCGGTTACGGGTTCGCTCGTGCTGAAGGACGGCGTCGAACTCTATGGCGGTTTCGAAGGCTACTGGGGCCGCAAGGAAGTGACCCGCTCGCAGCGCGGCGTACGGCGCGCCATCACCGTCATCGACGGCTCCGTGGCGCGCGGCGGCGTGCCCGCGTATCACGTCGTGGTTATCGGTAGAGAAAGCGACCCGAGTGGCGGCGTGCGCCTCGATGGCTTCGACATCAGCGGCGGCAACGCGGCAGGCACCGCGGGCGCTTACCACACGTGGCGCGGCGGCGGCGTGTACAACTGGCTGTCCAGCCCGACGATTGCGAACTGCACGTTCTACGGGAACGCAGCAGCGATATCGGGCGGCGCCATCGCGAACGAAGGCATCGACGGCGTAATTACGCCGACGCCCGAGATCGTGAATTGCGTGTTCTTCACCAACCATGCGGACCGGCAGGCCGACGACAACTTGCCGCCGAATCCCATTCGCGGCGGCGGCGCCATCTTCAACGACTTCGCCGCGCCGAAGATCACGTACTGCACGCTCACGCTGAACTCGCTCGGCACACCGGCCTACACCCCGTTCGGCAATCTGAGCGGCGGCATCTACGACTGGGAGTCCGCACCCGCGGTGAACAGCTGCATCGTTTGGGCGAACGCGGGCGGGGGCATCCAGGACCAGGGCGCATTGGGCAGCACCAACGCCGCCATAGTGACCTACACGGATGCTCAGGCGCCGGCCGTCGGCCCGGGTCCGGGCAACATCAGCGTTGACCCCGTGTTCCTGACCCCCGCGGGTCAGGAATTCGAACTGACTCCGGCGGTCTCTCCGTGCATCGACGCGGGCGACCCGGCCAACCCGGCGCCGCTGCGCGACCTGCCGGGCGCGCCGCGGCCGCAACAGGCCCTCGTCGACATGGGCGCGTATGAATACGTGCCTGTGGGGCCCGTGGCAATGTGCCAGAACCTTACGCTGCCGTTGGATGAGTCCTCGCAGGCGGTAGTGACGCCGCAGATGGTTCGCGACCCGGCCATGCCGGTGCCCGCGGGCGGTCAGTGGCGCATCAAGATCGACAATGGCGGCACGCCGGGGTACTCGCTGACGTTCGGTTGCGATGACCTCGGCCCGCAGCCGGTCACGCTGACCGTGATCGATTATCACGGTCAGACCGACACGTGCACGGCAACGGTAACCATCACGGATGAAGAGCCGCCTGTCGCGGCGTGCAAGGACATCACCGTGCAGTTGGACGGCACGGGCGCGGCGTCGATCACGCCGCAGGATGTGGACAACGGCAGCACCGACAACTGCGGCATCGACTGGGGCTCGAGCACGGCCGTGCCCGACACCTTTGCTTGCGCCGACATCGAGGATTCGCCGATCACCGTGACGCTTACGGTCGTCGACCTGGACGGCAACAGCGATACGTGCCTGGCGCAGGTTACAGTGGAAGACACGCTCGCTCCCGTGATGGCGTGCAAGGACATCTCGGTCGACCTGGATGCCTCAGGCAACGCTTCGATCGGGACGGCAGACGTGGACAACGGGACGGCGGATAATTGCGACACGGCCCTCGACCTGTCGCTCGACGTCAGTTCGTTCACGTGCGCCAACCTGGGCCCGAACACCGTCGTGTTGACGGCCGAAGACGATTACGCAAACAGCGACACCTGCTCCGCGATTGTGACGGTCAATGACGTGACGCCCGCGGTGATCACGCTGAACGGCGACGCCTACGTCGAAGTTCCGAAGGGCGATGCGTATACCGAACTGGGCGCCGTTGCCGATGACGCCTGCGACGGGCAGCAGCCGGCAGTCGTCGGCGGCGACGTCGTGGATGTGAACACGCTCGGCTTCTACACGGTGGACTACGACTACACCGACGGCAGCGGCAACGTCTCCACGACGGTGTCGCGCACGGTGCGCGTGGTGCCGAGGCCCGTTATCACCATCATCGGCTCCAACCCGGCGACGGTGGAGTGCAAGGGCGTCTACAACGACGACGGGGCAACGGCGTTCGACGATGTGGACGGCGACCTCACGGCTAGCATTATCACAACCGGTCTGCCGGTCGACACCACCTACACGGGCAATTACCCGGTCGTCTACAGCGTCACGAACAGCTTCGGCGTCACAACCGAAGAAACCCGCATTGTCCAGGTCGTGGACAGCGTCGCGCCGGTCTTCAGCGTAATTGGGCCCACCACGTTCTATGTCGTGAGGGGTACCACGTGGACCGCGCCGGCAATCACCGCGTCTGACGATTGCGACGGCCCGACCATCCTGTTCAGTCTGGTCATCGGCGGCGATTACCCGGTACCCACGGACACCCTGGGCGATTACACCGTCACGTTTGACTTGTCGGACCGCTACGGCAACTCGGCGCCGACGGTTTATCTCACGGTCCACGTGTATGACCCGCTGGCGTTCCCGGTGCAGCCACAGGATGACGAGGCCTATGTGGACGACCCGGCCTTCGACCTGTCGGCAGAGTTCGCGGGCGGCTACAACGCGACCACGTACGAGTGGTCCCGCGTGGAAGACTCCACGACGACCCCGCTCGGCGTCCAGCCGGTCACGGGCAATACGGTCACGATCACGGTCGACCCGGCTACGGTGGGTGTTGGCCAGTACCAGTACTTCGTGCGCGTCACCGACGAAGTCGGCACGACACAGTCGGATTCCGCCGACGTGGCGGTCGCCAACCACATGAGCATCACCGATGACATCGACAGTGCGGAGGTGGTCATCGGGTCGTCCCACGACATGACCATCGTGGTGGACGGCGGCCTCGGCACGCTGACGTACGAGTGGTACAAGGACGACGGCCTGAAGGTGATGCAGTTGCTGCTGAACGGCGGCAATATCTCCGGCGCCGATACGGCCACGTTAACCATCGACCCGTTCAACGCCGGCGACGCGGGCGACTACCAGGTGGTCGTCTCGGATAACTACGAGTCGTTACCGTCGAACGTCGCGACGCTGACGGCGTCGGCGGGCGTGCCGGCCGCGGGCGCCCTCGGTCTGGCGGTGTTGAGCGCGTTGAGCGCGTTGGGCGGCGCGATGGCGCTGCGGCGGAGGAAGTAG